A single genomic interval of Primulina huaijiensis isolate GDHJ02 chromosome 7, ASM1229523v2, whole genome shotgun sequence harbors:
- the LOC140981145 gene encoding uncharacterized protein isoform X1, with protein MKGEKMERRSSFGNMVRKKFSNITNSLPQPKSPVISEKSPLDSASAKEYIDNLVKEKMVLAKIVHEKNKVIELSGIEIQKLRTSLLMMRLHNWNLAQSNSQMLTVGGVLDSELFYDNSVDINSLGELTSCELYLFQELSLGREKLKAQQHDLVCKEALLKAKDLELKESEMVGRENEFRKDSKSYNANRSKSSKTRSLGGSPLSQPHADKQAVGSNRRCSRRRSASSRIQHQEPADIFYDIDYNTTFPIAMRSNSSNHERLPSSSFGEAIQFAKQPKVQFYKERQLKSR; from the exons ATGAAAGGGGAGAAGATGGAGAGAAGATCCTCTTTTGGAAATATGGTGAGAAAGAAATTTTCAAACATTACTAATTCTCTGCCACAGCCTAAATCTCCTGTGATTTCTGAGAAATCACCGCTAGATTCTGCTTCTGCAAAGGAGTATATTGACAACTTGGTTAAG GAAAAAATGGTATTGGCGAAGATTGTTCATGAAAAAAA TAAAGTTATTGAATTAAGTGGAATTGAGATTCAGAAACTAAGAACAAGTCTTCTGATGATGCGGCTGCATAACTGGAATCTTGCTCAATCGAACAGTCAAATGCTAACGGTAGGTGGCGTTTTAGATTCCGAACTATTTTACGATAATTCTGTCGATATTAACAGTCTTGGTGAGCTCACTAGCTGTGAACTTTACTTGTTTCAGGAGCTTAGTTTAGGCAGAGAAAAG CTAAAAGCACAACAGCATGATCTTGTGTGTAAGGAAGCTCTTCTTAAGGCAAAGGACTTGGAACTCAAG GAATCTGAGATGGTTGGAAGAGAGAACGAATTTAGGAAGGATAGCAAATCATACAATGCCAACAGGAGCAAGTCTTCAAAAACTCGAT CTTTGGGCGGCTCGCCGTTATCTCAGCCACATGCTGACAAGCAGGCAGTAGGAAGCAATAG GCGGTGTTCGAGGAGACGATCTGCTAGTTCAAGAATCCAACATCAAGAACCGGCTGATATTTTCTATGATATAGACTACAACACCACGTTTCCCATCGCTATGCGATCAAATAGTTCTAACCACGAAAGGTTACCGAGTTCATCTTTCGGGGAAGCCATTCAATTCGCGAAGCAGCCTAAAGTTCAATTTTACAAGGAAAGACAGTTAAAATCAAGATGA
- the LOC140981840 gene encoding uncharacterized protein isoform X2, with protein sequence MGNEVEEDPKQESTERYRKLCMMLVRLATEASVHPSTFSLVHNSVCDLTKQVMEMRLTEVSQDYNGGVRTSSIGPSMIQEKGFKKRNGVKKSRRLKSWVELQAKRRKTNLRVEDIGTHDELPVSCSAPPVPHACLQTTGSQFNFTELLMAQFDHLHHSLEAMDFNGDISNNALE encoded by the exons ATGGGCAATGAAGTCGAAGAAGATCCTAAACAAGAAAGTACAGAACGATATAGAAAACTTTGTATGATGCTCGTAAGACTGGCAACCGAAGCCTCCGTCCACCCATCAACTTTCTCTTTGGTGCATAATTCGGTATGTGATCTAACCAAGCAAGTCATGGAAATGCGTTTGACTGAAGTTAGCCAAGACTACAATGGTGGTGTCAGGACATCATCGATAGGACCTTCTATGATACAAGAAAAAGGATTCAAGAAAAGAAATGGTGTGAAAAAGTCAAGAAGGTTGAAGAGTTGGGTAGAACTTCAAGCAAAACgaagaaaaacaaatttgagaGTCGAG GACATCGGAACACACGATGAATTACCCGTATCTTGTTCAGCACCTCCGGTACCTCATGCATGTCTTCAAACAACTGGAAGTCAATTCAATTTCACTGAATTATTGATG gcacaatttgatcatcttcaCCATTCTCTTGAAGCCATGGATTTCAATGGAGATATATCCAATAATGCTCTTGAgtag
- the LOC140981145 gene encoding SHUGOSHIN 1-like isoform X2: MKGEKMERRSSFGNMVRKKFSNITNSLPQPKSPVISEKSPLDSASAKEYIDNLVKEKMVLAKIVHEKNKVIELSGIEIQKLRTSLLMMRLHNWNLAQSNSQMLTELSLGREKLKAQQHDLVCKEALLKAKDLELKESEMVGRENEFRKDSKSYNANRSKSSKTRSLGGSPLSQPHADKQAVGSNRRCSRRRSASSRIQHQEPADIFYDIDYNTTFPIAMRSNSSNHERLPSSSFGEAIQFAKQPKVQFYKERQLKSR; this comes from the exons ATGAAAGGGGAGAAGATGGAGAGAAGATCCTCTTTTGGAAATATGGTGAGAAAGAAATTTTCAAACATTACTAATTCTCTGCCACAGCCTAAATCTCCTGTGATTTCTGAGAAATCACCGCTAGATTCTGCTTCTGCAAAGGAGTATATTGACAACTTGGTTAAG GAAAAAATGGTATTGGCGAAGATTGTTCATGAAAAAAA TAAAGTTATTGAATTAAGTGGAATTGAGATTCAGAAACTAAGAACAAGTCTTCTGATGATGCGGCTGCATAACTGGAATCTTGCTCAATCGAACAGTCAAATGCTAACG GAGCTTAGTTTAGGCAGAGAAAAG CTAAAAGCACAACAGCATGATCTTGTGTGTAAGGAAGCTCTTCTTAAGGCAAAGGACTTGGAACTCAAG GAATCTGAGATGGTTGGAAGAGAGAACGAATTTAGGAAGGATAGCAAATCATACAATGCCAACAGGAGCAAGTCTTCAAAAACTCGAT CTTTGGGCGGCTCGCCGTTATCTCAGCCACATGCTGACAAGCAGGCAGTAGGAAGCAATAG GCGGTGTTCGAGGAGACGATCTGCTAGTTCAAGAATCCAACATCAAGAACCGGCTGATATTTTCTATGATATAGACTACAACACCACGTTTCCCATCGCTATGCGATCAAATAGTTCTAACCACGAAAGGTTACCGAGTTCATCTTTCGGGGAAGCCATTCAATTCGCGAAGCAGCCTAAAGTTCAATTTTACAAGGAAAGACAGTTAAAATCAAGATGA
- the LOC140981840 gene encoding protein FAR-RED IMPAIRED RESPONSE 1-like isoform X1, whose amino-acid sequence MLRQLSEIYTLTIFHLFQVEFVLFAAAYIKYKNETQPVFEYVVGRIDKEGEWRVTFNPSTKMISCNCRKFEMTGLLCCHAVKVYDVQDVKKLPENYILNRWTRKDRSGVVHDCMGNEVEEDPKQESTERYRKLCMMLVRLATEASVHPSTFSLVHNSVCDLTKQVMEMRLTEVSQDYNGGVRTSSIGPSMIQEKGFKKRNGVKKSRRLKSWVELQAKRRKTNLRVEDIGTHDELPVSCSAPPVPHACLQTTGSQFNFTELLMAQFDHLHHSLEAMDFNGDISNNALE is encoded by the exons ATGTTGCGTCAACTTTCTGAAATTTATACCCTCACTATCTTTCATCTATTTCAAGTAGAGTTTGTTTTGTTCGCAGCTGcttacataaaatataaaaatgaaactCAACCAGTATTTGAATATGTTGTCGGGCGAATTGATAAAGAAGGAGAATGGAGGGTGACATTTAATCCTAGCACAAAGATGATTTCATGTAATTGCCGAAAATTTGAGATGACTGGATTATTGTGTTGTCATGCTGTGAAAGTATATGATGTGCAGGACGTAAAAAAACTGCCAGAGAATTATATATTGAATAGATGGACGAGAAAAGATAGGAGTGGAGTGGTACACGATTGTATGGGCAATGAAGTCGAAGAAGATCCTAAACAAGAAAGTACAGAACGATATAGAAAACTTTGTATGATGCTCGTAAGACTGGCAACCGAAGCCTCCGTCCACCCATCAACTTTCTCTTTGGTGCATAATTCGGTATGTGATCTAACCAAGCAAGTCATGGAAATGCGTTTGACTGAAGTTAGCCAAGACTACAATGGTGGTGTCAGGACATCATCGATAGGACCTTCTATGATACAAGAAAAAGGATTCAAGAAAAGAAATGGTGTGAAAAAGTCAAGAAGGTTGAAGAGTTGGGTAGAACTTCAAGCAAAACgaagaaaaacaaatttgagaGTCGAG GACATCGGAACACACGATGAATTACCCGTATCTTGTTCAGCACCTCCGGTACCTCATGCATGTCTTCAAACAACTGGAAGTCAATTCAATTTCACTGAATTATTGATG gcacaatttgatcatcttcaCCATTCTCTTGAAGCCATGGATTTCAATGGAGATATATCCAATAATGCTCTTGAgtag
- the LOC140981646 gene encoding protein FAR1-RELATED SEQUENCE 5-like — MGVTFVDSKYKVNEFIEEHNPPLHLQETVHMLSSQRKITEVQTYEIDLAQDVGLKQKSNFQFTSKHTGGIDDLGYTMLDAKNYIRSKRQRSVVYGEVGCLMRYFQQQLSKNPSFYHANQIDVEEQITNVFGLMR, encoded by the coding sequence ATGGGCGTCACATTTGTGGATAGTAAATATAAAGTTAATGAGTTTATCGAAGAGCATAATCCCCCACTCCATCTTCAAGAAACAGTTCATATGTTGTCTTCCCAACGTAAAATTACAGAAGTTCAAACCTATGAGATTGATTTGGCACAGGATGTTGGGcttaaacaaaaatcaaattttcagtTCACGAGTAAGCATACAGGGGGAATAGATGATCTTGGTTATACAATGTTGGATGCTAAAAATTATATTCGATCCAAAAGACAAAGAAGTGTGGTATATGGGGAAGTTGGTTGTCTGATGCGATattttcaacaacaattatctaAAAATCCATCATTTTACCATGCTAATCAGATAGATGTGGAAGAACAGATAACTAATGTTTTTGGGCTGATGCGATAA